Below is a window of Planctomycetes bacterium MalM25 DNA.
GACGGCTGACGTTGTGCTTCTCCATGTACTCGGACATGTCGATCTGGATGAGCGCCTCGGCGTCGCCGAACATGAACTCCGCGAGCGCCTTCGCGAGCAGCGTCTTACCCACGCCGGTCGGGCCGGCGAAGATGAAGGTGCCGGTCGGCCGCTTCGGGTCTTGCAGGCCGCTGCGGCTGCGCCGCACCGCCTTGGCGATCGCCTTGATCGCTTCGTCCTGGCTGATGACCTTCTTGTGCAGCTCGTCCTCCATCCGCATCAGGCGGAGCGAGTCCTCGGTGCTCATCCGCGTGAGCGGGATGCCGGTCATCTTGCTGATCACCTCGGCGATGACGTCCTCGTCGACGACGCCGCCGTTCTCGCGCGACTTCTCGCGCCATTCCTTGGTGATCGTGGCCTTCTTCTTCTTGAGCTTGTCGGCCTGGTCGCGGAGCGCGGCGGCCTTCTCGAAGTCCTGGTTGGCGACCGCCTCTTCCTTGTCGCGGTTGAGGGCCTCGACCTCCTCGTCGATCTCCTTGAGGTTGGGCGGCTTGGACATCGTCTTCAGCCGGACGCGGGCGCCCGCCTCGTCGATGACGTCGATCGCCTTGTCCGGCAGGCAGCGGCCCGTGATGTAGCGGTCGGAGAACTCGACGGCCGCGGCGATCGCGTCGTCGGTGATCTGCACGCGGTGGTGCTCCTCGTACCGCTCGCGGAGGCCGCCGAGGATCTCGATCGTATCGTCGGGCGTGGTCGGCTCGACCAGGACCTCTTGGAACCGGCGGGCGAGGGCCGAGTCCTTCTCGATGTACTTGCGGTACTCGTCGAGGGTCGTGGCGCCGATGCACTGGATCTCGCCGCGGGCGAGGGCCGGCTTGAGGACGTTCGACGCGTCGATCGCGCCTTCGGCTCCACCGGCACCGACGAGCGTGTGCAGCTCGTCGATGAACAGGATCGTGTTCTTGGCCCGGCGGACCTCGTTCATGACCGCCTTGATGCGCTCTTCGAACTGGCCGCGGTACTTCGTGCCGGCGACCATCATCGCGAGGTCGAGCACCACGATCCGCCGATCGAGCAGCAGCTCGGGGACGTTGCCGTCGATCACACGCTGCGCGAAGCCCTCGACGATGGCCGTCTTGCCGACGCCCGCCTCGCCCAGGAGGACCGGGTTGTTCTTGGTGCGGCGGCAGAGGACCTGGATGGCGCGCTCGATCTCTTTCGCGCGGCCGATGACCGGGTCGAGCTTGTTCTGACGCGCCAGCTCGGTGAGGTCGCGGCCGAAGCTGTCGAGCGCGGGCGTCTTGCTGCGCGAGCCCTTGCGGCCGCTGCGGCCCGAGCCGCCACCTTCGTTCTCTTCTCCCTCTTCCTCTTCGGCGGTCCCACCGCGGCCGGAGCGCTCATTCTCTTGCCCCTCGATGCCGTGGCCGAGGAGGTTGAGCACCTCGTCGCGGACCTCTTCGAGCTTGAGGCCGAGGTTCATCAGCACCTGAGCCGCGACGCCCTCTTGCTCGCGCAGGAGGCCGAGCAGGATGTGCTCCGTACCGACGTAGTTGTGGTTGAGGTTGCGGGCCTCTTCCATCGAGTACTCGATGACCTTCTTCGCCCGCGGGGTCTGGGGCAGCTTGCCCATCGTGACCATGTCCGGGCCGCTCTGGACGAGCTTCTCGACCTCGAGGCGGATCTTGCGGAGATCGACGTCCAGGTTCTTCAGCACGTTCGCCGCGACGCCGGAGCCCTCTTTGATGAGGCCCAGCAGCACGTGCTCGGTGCCGATGTATTCGTGGTTGAATCGCTGGGCCTCTTGATTGGCCAGCTGCATCACCTTGCGGGCGCGGTCGGTGAAGCGTTCGTACATGCTCTACTCCGTGTCGTTAGCGGGCCCGGCGGCGCGCTGAGGGTTGGGTCGTTTCAGCTCGGCGGGCCGGGGTGGCCCGTGCCGGGTCGCTTCGCGGGGAAAGTCGGTTCGTGGGGATGCTGTCTTTGCGTCGTATTGTAGGCGTTTGTTCGCTTCGCCACCAAGCGGGCGTTTTTAGGCCGCCGGTCGCTCCTCCCGTCGGGACTCCGCCGAGGCGATCGGCAGGATGACCGGCGGTTGGTCCTCTTCGCTCGGTTGGGTCGCTCCTTCGGGGGTCTCTCCGGGCGGGGCGAGCACGTCCTCGATCCGCCGGCGTTCGTCTCGCAGCTCGTGGCGCCAGCCGGCGGCCGCGTCGAGCCGCTCCAGCCGCCGCAGCAGCCGCTCCGCTTGCCGCAGGCGTCCCGAGCTTCGCAGCACGCTCACCAGCCAGAATCGCGCCTCGAAATCGTCGCGGTCGGCTCGGATCGCGGCGCGGAGCGGGCGTTCGGCGTCGAGCCAATCGCCACGCAGATAACTGGTTTGAGCCTGCCGGAGCAGGGCGTCGTTGGCGTTCTCCTCGGGGTCGCTCGGGTTTTCGGTGGTTTGTTGGTTCTCGGCCGCTTCGCGCTCCGCAGCCAGCCGCCGCAGCTCGCCGCGGGTCTCCCACAGGGCGGCGATCCACAGGCCGAGCGCGGTGACCGCACATGCAAACTTAAGCCGCGATTCCAGCCACGCCGGCCAGACCAGCGTCGCGAGAACCAGCACGTTCAGCAGGACCGAGAAGGCCAGCGCCAACGTCAGCCCGGCGAGGGAGCCACGCACCCATAAATGCGGCAACCCGGGCCACAAGTAGGCGGCCCAGTGCAGGCGGCGGCGGGAGGGGCGACGCGGCAAAAGACCGTCCTATAGCGGGGTCGCGAGGCTCGGGTGAGCCGACGGCGTGAGTAAACAGGAAGCAAACCGCGGGGCGCATTCGGCCGATCGAACCGATTCGCCCCCATCTGCGGGCGGCGCGGAGTGTATCGGTCGGCTCGACTGTCAACAAGACAAACCCTGCTATCATGGAGAGTTACGGCGATTCCCGGGCGCCAGCAACGCCCGAGGAATCCTGCTCCAGTTTTCTTGCCGTCACGGGCGTCCGTAGCGCCCTATCAAGCCGCAAACCCGCCAGATTGGCAGCCCACCCCCTCGTTTGGCTGCTTTATTAGCCCTCCGCCGATGCCTAACCCCTCCAGCGGCGTGACCCGGTTGATCGACGCCTCGCTCAATCGGGCGAGTGAGGGCGCACGCGTCGTCGAGGACTACGCCCGGTTTGTGCTAAACGACGCCCACCTCTCGCGGCTCGCCAAGGAACTGCGGCACGAGCTTTCAACGGCGGGCGGGGCGATCCCGATGGATCAACGGCTCGCGGCTCGCGACACGCCTGGCGATGTCGGGACCGTGATCTCAACCGACTCCGAGGCTCAGCGCGCCAACGCCGGTGAGGTCTGCCTCGCGAGCCTCGGGCGGCTGCAGGAGGCGCTCCGCTCGCTCGAAGAGTACGGCAAGACGATCGATCCGGCCCTCGGGGCGGCGTTCGAGGGGCTCCGCTACCGCGCTTACACCTTGGCGAAGGGGCTCGGGGCGACCCAGCGAGGGCAGGAACGCCTCGGCTCGGCGCGGCTCTACGTCCTGATCGACGGGGGCGAATCGCCCGTGGCGTTCAACGCCAACGTCGAATCCCTCGCCTCGGCGGGAGCGGACGTCCTTCAACTGCGCGACAAGCGGCTCAGCGATCGCGACCTCGTCGAGCGCGCCCGGGCGCTCGCCACGATCTGCCGCCGGCGGGGGGTGGTCTCGATCGTCAACGACCGAGCCGACCTCGCCCTCGCCGCGGGGGCAGATGGGGTTCACGTCGGTCAGGACGAGCTCTCGGTTGCGGATGCTCGGGCGGTCGTCGGGCCCGGAGCGATCGTCGGCGTCTCGACGCACGCGATCGAGCAAGCCCGCGCGGCCGTGCTCGCGGGCGCCGATTATCTGGGTGTCGGGCCGACGTTCCCCTCGCCAACCAAGTCGTTCGACGCCTTCCCGGGGCTCGACTACGTCCGCCAGGTCGCCGCGGAGATCGCCCTGCCCGCGTTCGCGATTGGCGGGATCCGGGCGGATAATCTGGGGGAGGTGACGGCTGCGGGCGCGACGCGCGTCGCCGTCAGCTCGGCCGTGACCACCGCCGTCGATCCCGCCTCAGCCGTTAGCGAGCTGAAAGAGCGTCTCGGCGAGGGCGATCCCAACGGCTAAGATCCTGGCTCTGGTCGCTCCCTGACGGTCGCGGCTCTGCGATTTCCTGCCTACCGCCCTCTGCTTACTGCCTACTTCCATGCTCCACGCGATCATCATGGCCGGCGGCTCCGGCACCCGGTTCTGGCCCGCCAGCCGCCGAGCGACCCCGAAGCAGTTGCTCTCGCTCGTGGGCGATGAGTCGATGATCGCGCAGACGGCGGCCCGCTTCGGCGAGCTGGCCCCGCCTGAACGGCGGATGGTGGTCACGAACCAGCGCCTGGTCGACGCCTGCCGCGAGCAGCTGCCCGACCTGCCCACCGCGTCGATTGTCGGCGAGCCGTGCAAACGGGACACGGCGCCCTGCATCGGGCTTGCCGCGCTCTTGGTGACCAAAGTCGCTGGCGACCCGGACGCGACGATGCTCGTCTGCCCCGCCGACCACGTGATCCCCGACACCGCGGCGTTCCAGTCGGCCGTCAAGCAGGCGATGGCGCTCGTCGATGAGGAGCCTTCGCGGATCGTCACGTTCGGCATCAAGCCGACCTACCCGGCGGAGATCTTCGGTTACATCCAGGCGGGCGAGCCCCTGAAGAGCGACGGCGCTCCGGCTTATCAAGTCGAGCAGTTCCGCGAGAAGCCCGACGCCGCCACGGCGACCGAGTACCTCGCCTCGGGGAGCTTCTACTGGAACAGCGGCATCTTCGTCTGGCGGGCCTCGACGATCCTCGACGCGCTCCGCGAACGCCAGCCGGAAACGCTTGCTCACCTCGAAAAGATCGTCGACGCTTGGGGGCAACCGGGCGGCGACGAGGTCTTCGAGAAGGAATTCGCCGCCATCGACGGCGTGTCGATCGACTACGCCGTCATGGAGCATGCCACGAACGTCGCCGTGATCGAGGCGCCCTTCGAGTGGGACGACCTGGGCGGCTGGCAATCGCTCCCCCGCCGGCTGGGCGAGGATGCGGCCGGCAACACGATCGTCGGCAAGCACCTCGGACTGAACACCAAGGGCTCGATCGTCCGGACCAACGATGAGCACCTCGTCGTCACTCTCGGCTGCGAAGACCTGATCGTCGTTCACACGGAAGGGGCGACCCTGGTCGCTAACAAGCACGACGAAGAGAGTATCCGCAAGATCGTGAAGCAGCTCGAAGAGCTCGGCTGGGAAGAGCACCTCTAGTGACACTGAACTAGTTAGCTCATGGCTGCGAACCTCATCAACGCCTACATTGCGAGTTCTATTCATGTCTTTCACATCGATGATCAGCATAGGTCTCTGCCTGTTCTTCGTTTGGCTCCTCATCGCCGCAGCCAAAAAGAAAAAAGGTGGAGATGACTGACCAGGGGCCCAAGCGTGGCCGCATCGGCGGCGTCGATTACGGCACGGTCCGCATCGGAGTGGCGATCGGCGACCTCGAGGTCGGCATGGCCTCGCCGCTGGAGAACTACACGCGCCGCAGCGAACGGCTCGACGCGAAGTACTTCGAGACCCTCGCCCGCGAGGAGCGCCTCGTCCGCTGGGTGGTCGGCCTGCCGGTGCACCTCGACGGGGGCGAGAGCCAGAAGTCGCAGGAAGCCCGCGCCTTCGGAAAGTGGCTCACCGAGAAGACGGGCGTGCCGGTCGAGTTCTTCGACGAGCGCTACACCTCGTCGCAGGCCGAGGAGATCCTCCAGGGCGCCAACCTCACCAAGAAACGCCGCAAAGCGCGACTCGACGCCCTCGCCGCGCAGATCATGCTGACGGCTTACCTCGAAAGCGGCGCAAAGGGGCAGGACGATCCGGGCGGGATCGAGTGAGTCATCAGCCCACCCTCGGCCGAACCGAGTCTTTCATCCGGCCCCGCCGAACGCCCGCACGGTTCGTTTGAAAGCTCACCATGCGGAGTTGGTCTGCTGGTAACCTGGGGCTGGTCGCCCGATGGCGACTCTCATTCTGCCTCATCTTCTCCTCGCCCCGAGGGCTCTCGCCTTGATCCCCATCAAGCCCCTGTTTCTTTCTTCTATCGCCGGCACGACGCTCTTGCTCGCAACGGTGGGGACGGCATCAGAAAACAGCGTTGTGATCGAAGCGGAAGACTTTGCGACCTCGACGAGTTGGACAACTGTGGTTGACTCCAGCGCCTCGGGCGGGGTGTACGCGACCGTCGCGGTGAACACGCTCTCGGATCGTACGCTCACGCCTGCCAGCTACAACGTCGAAACGCCCGCGGCTGGCACGTACTACCTGTACGCCCGCGCCTACGCGCCCACGTACGAACCGCGGCGCAATCTCTTCATGCCGGACCAGAACGACAGCTTCTTCATCTTCGATGGGTTCAACGGGGCGCCCGACCTGAGCCTGCCCGCTAACGATGAGCGGGTCAACGAATTCTTCCCCGACGACGTGATGGGCGCCGATCAGTGGGGCTGGCTCAACGCTTCGGCGGGCATCAGCGTCGAGAAGGGCGCCACGATCGACTCGCCCGAGTACAAGTACGTGTCAGCCGCCCCCGGCGTGGAGACCCTCAACATCGCGGGGCGGGAAGATGACACGCGGATCGACGTGTTCGTCTTGAGTCTCGACGCCAGCTTGACGGCTTCCGAACTGAACGCCCTGGTCGGCCTAGTCCCCGAGCCGAGCTCGGCGGCCCTTCTGCTAACAAGCGTCCTCGGGATGTTCCGCCGAAAGCGTTAGGGCCCCTCCGAAAGAAGCGGCTCTCGGGTCGCTCTTCAAGCAAGGCGGCGCGAGCAGCCAACCATAAAACTGGCAGCCATCAGCACCACAATCGACGCCGGTTCGGGGACGGCCGCTGAGCTGACCGACGCCGTCGCGCCGTAGTTGGCCGCCCACAGGTCGTAGCCCGCTTGGCCCTCGACGTGTGCGTCGCCGTCACGCCAGACGGCGTAGTCCGCGGCGTCGACCACACCGTCGAAGTTGTAGTCGCCGGCCAAGACCTCTTCGAGGACGAGCGAGGCGGAGTCGATCCAGATGGCGCCGTTGTCGTTGTCGGTCTGGTCGAAGAGGAACGAGAGGCGTGCCTCCACGGCTCCGTCCGGGGCGATCGCCTCGAGCGTGTGGTCGAGCCAAGCGTTCTGAGCGGACGACCCGTCGTGGATGAGCTGGGAGACCTCGCCCAAGAAGTCGTTCGACCCGGAGGCGGCGCCGAAAGAGCTGAAGAACTCGATCCGCATCGTCACTTCGTTGTCCTTGCCGAAGAGCGTGTCCCACGAAGGGGTCTGCGAGCTCGTTCCGGCGCGCACCAGCACGCCCTCCGTGATCGCGACGCCCTGCGAAACGCCCGACGTGTTCGGACCGCCGGTGAACTGTCCAAAGACCTTCAGGGCGTGCGTGCCGTCGTTCACGAGGCTGTCGCTGGCCGTGACGTTCCCGATCGTGTTGCCGAACACGTCCCACCCATCGAGCGACCCACCGTTGTCATCGAAGCCCGGGTTGATGAGCAGGTTCACGCCGTAATCGGGATCGGTCGATTGCTGCCAGACCCGCACGTAATCGACCAGCATGGTTTGGGGCCACACGGTGGTCGCGTCCGGATCGCCACCGAAGAACCCACCGACCGCCACGTTGAGGATGAGGTTCTTGGTCGTCTCGAAGATCGGCCGGTTGGGCCGCTCCTCAACGGTGAGATGCAGCACATCGTCGACGTAGTAGCGGATGGTGGTCTCGTCCCACTCGGCGGCGTAAGTGTGGTAGCCGGCGTGGAAGTCGACCGGCTGGCCTCCCTCGGTCGCGGTGTGCTCGTGGAAGGTGTACCGGTGGTCGTCGCAGCACGGGCCTGGGTTCGTTTGCCAGTGGTAGGCGCTGGAAACCAACGTCGGCTGGCTGCCACGGTTCTCCAGGATGTCGATCTCGCCCCCCTGAGGCCAAGGGACGTGGTTCGAGTTCAACCAGAAGGCGGGCCACATCCCTTGCGAGGTCGGCAGATCGATCCGCGCTTCAAACCTTCCAACGCCGAACAGATCTCTCGACGTCACAAGGCCCGATTGATACGCCTTGCCTTCGCGCGGCGTGTCGATCGCGGTGATTTGCAGGGCGCCGTCCGCGACGGCGACTTGGTCTGGGTGGTAGTACTGCTTCTCGTCGTTGAAGCTGTCCCGGCGATCAAGGGCTTCCCACTTCTGCGTGTCGAGTGAGTTCCCGTCGAACTCGTCGTTCCAAGAGAGATCCCATCCGGGGAGGTGGGGGACCTGAGCCGAAGCCATCGGCATGCTGAAGAACGTCACCCCCAGCGCCAGCAACGTGCCGATCAGACAGGGGCGATAACGCGACGGAGTTAGGGAGTTCTGCCGTGACAAGAGAATCGATTCCGTCGGAAAGACTTAACGAGAAGGGCGATCGGAAACAGTTCCGTCGCGAAGCGGTTCCGCTCGTCATTCTAACCGACGGCTTCGAATTGGCATGCTGATCGAGGAAGTTACTATCCGCATTTTTTAGAATAGGCCACCCGCTTCGTGAGAACGCCAACACGGGTAACTGTTCACTGCACTTGGCTACCCGGTGTTACTCGGTGCTACTCGCTTTGCACGCCGCTTCCCAGGCAGTAGAGGTGCTCTTGCCGGTTGTCGCCCTCCCACGACGCGACGCGCAGGTAGAGCCGGCCGCCGCACAACGCGGGCGAGGCCAGGGTCTCTTCGCCGAGTCGGTTGCTGGCGACCTCGTCGTACTTCTCGGCCGTCGCGCGGAAGACGAGCATCTCGCCCGACGCTTTCTGCGCGTAGATCCGATCGTCGCAGAGTATCGGCGAAGCGCTGAACGACCCGCCGACGCGCTGCTTCCACCGCTCTTCGCCCGTCAAGCAGTCCCAGCAGTAGATGATCCCCTTGTCGCTGGTCCCGTACAGTTCATTGCCGACCACCAAGAGAGACGGTTCGTAGATCTTCGTCCGGTTGCTCCACAGGACCTCCCCGGAACCATCGGCCCGCACCGCGAGGGTCTGCCGGCCCGGGTGACCGCCGCTGGCGAAGACCAGGTTGTCGCTCCAGACCATCGTGCCGCAAGTCGCTTCGGAGGTCCCTCGACAGGACCAGTTCTCCTCGCCGGTCGCCGGGTCGTAGCTGACGATCTGGTCGTCTCCGCTGATGAGCAGCTGGTCGCTTCCCGCGACCCGGGCGACCACCGGCGACGAGTAGGTGCTGCTCATCGACCGCTTCTTGCGCCAAGCGATATCACCCGTCTCACGGCCGACGGCCGCGAGGTACCCGCCCCCCCAGTTGTCTGCGGCGAAGATGACGTAGGGGCCGTGCAACGCCGGCGACGGGGCGTAGCCGAACTTGGAACTGAACGCGCCGAGCTCCTTCTGCCACACGATCTCCCCTTCGAGGTCCACCGCCGAGGCGATGATCGAATCGGAATTGAGGTGCGCGATGTAGACCCGCTCGCCATCGCACACGACGGTGCCGTTGGCGTCGGTCGCTTTCTGATGGACATCGCGGGCGGCGGGGAACCCGCCCTCGTGCAGCGTCGTGCGCCAGAGCTCCTCGCCCGTCGCCCGATCGTACGCCACGACCAGTTGCCGTTCTTCGCTCTCCTCGGCGGTGCTCAGGAAGATCAGGTCGCCGACCACCACGGGCGAAGCGTGGCCGCGGCCCGGGACGGGCACCTTCCACACGACGTTCTCGGTCTCCGACCAGCTGCTGGGAGGTGGTGGTGAGGCTGTCTCCCCGTTCCGCATCGGACCACGCCACCCGGGCCAGTCATCCGCCCCCGGCTCGTAGGCCGCCAGAACCGAGGGGGCGCCCGACACCTGAATCTCTTCCACCGCAACCGAACGGCCGCAGCCCGAACAAGCGAGACCGGCGACGAACAGCAAGGTCGTGGAACGGATGGTCATGCGATCTCGACTCGTTTGAGGAAGGTTCAACTCAGTAACCCTGCTGGCGGCACAGGGCGCCGCCGGATCTTGCGATTCTCTCACGCGACGAGCGGAACGCCACGCCGCCGCCAAGGGCCGCCCGGAGTCATCCAGCGTCCCATCCGCTATCGTAGGGGCTGACGCGTTTCAATAAGTGATGGTTTCTCACGATGGCGACCCGATTGATCTTCGGCTGCGGCTACCTCGGACGCCGCGTCGCGCAGCGCTGGGCGGCGGCGGGCGACACGGTTTTCGCGGCGACTCGCAGCGAGGCGACCGGGAGGGCGTTCGCCGAACAGGGGCTCCAACCACGGATCGCCGACGTGACGCGGCCCGAGTCGCTGACCGACCTGCCAGCCGTGGACACGCTGGTGTACGCCGTCGGCTACGACCGGTCCGCCGAGCCGAGCATCCACGAGGTCTACGCCGAGGGGCTGCGGAACGTGCTGGCGGCGGCTTCAACTAGCGTACAGCGAGCGATCTACATCAGCACCACGGGTGTCTACGGCGATGCGGGGGGCGATTGGGTCCACGAACAGACCCCCTCTGCCCCGGCACGCGACGGCGGCAAGGCGTCGCTCGCGGCGGAGCGGGTCCTGGCCGAGAGCGCGTGGGGCGACCGCTCCGTGGCGCTGCGGATGGCCGGGCTCTACGGCCCCGACCGGATCCCCTATCTCAAGCAACTGAGGGCGGGAGAGCCGATCGCGGCCCCCAGCGAGGGTTGGCTCAACCTGATCCACATCGACGACGCGGCGACCGCCGTGCTGGCCTCCGCCGAGGCGAGCGACCCGCCCCCGCTGGTCAACGTGAGCGATGGCGCCCCGCCACAACGGGGGGATTACTACGCCGAGGTCGCCCGGCAGATTGGGGCCCCGCCCCCCCGCTTCGTCGAGCCGGCCGCCGACTCGCCCCGGGCGGCCCGGGCGGCGGCGAACAAGCGGGTCGGAAACAGGCTGCTGGTCGAGCGATTGGGCGTTTCCCTGGCTTATCCGACTTATCGGGAAGGCGTTGCGGCGGCGTTGGGATAACGGTTGGTTGCGGGAGAGGACCGGCCGTCCGTATGATTTGTCCTCCAGCCGCTGCCGATTCCCCCTGCCCCGCCTGAAGATGCTGTCGCGTACGCCCCTATTCCCGAACGTCATCGAGCTGAACCACCAGGCCCGCCGGCGGGTGACGTGCAGCGTTTACCTGATCTACGACGAGTCGGCGTGGACGCTGATCGACATCGGCTACGAGGACGCCGTCGACGAGGTGCTGGAACTCATCCGGCAGCTCGATTTCCCGTTCAGCAAGTGCGCTGGGCTCATCGGCTCGCACGCCGACGTCGATCACGTGCAGGGCCTCGCCAAGGCGAAGCAGATCCTCAAGACCGACGTCATCTGCCACCCGATCGCCGCCAAGAAGCTCGAAGCGGGCGACCGGATCGCCACCTTCGCCCACATCGAGGCGCTCGGCATCGACCTGCCGATGCCCCCGATGAAGTGCGAGCGGCGGGTCACCGACGGCGACAAGATCCAGGTCGGCGGCCTCGAATTGGAGGTCTGGCACACACCGGGGCACACCGACGGGCAGCTCTCGTTCCGGATGGGCGACCTGCTCTTCTCGGGCGACAACCTGTTCCGTGACGGCTCCGTCGGCGTGATCGACGCCCACCACGGCAGCAGCATCCCCGACTTCATCAAGTCGCTCGAGCGGATCCGCGACTCGGACGTGAAATGGCTGCTGCCCAGCCACGGGCCCGTCTTCCGCAAGGAGAACGCCGTCGTGCAAGCGACGATCGACCGGCTGACAGGGTACCTGCAGCTGGCCGACTTCGGCCCCTGCGCCACGGGCTGGCCCCTCATGCGTGAGTGGGAAGCCGAGCTGGTCGAAGGCAAGACGCCCGAGTGACGCCCCCACCGGGCCGCAACTCGGGTTACAATCCAGACAGCACACGAGCCCCCCACTGGCGGCCCTCGGAACGGCCGCCCGCGGAGTCCTACTCCCCTCCTCAGCTCAGGAACAGAGGCATGTCCCGTCTGGCCCCCCGCGTCGCCGGCTTGGCGGCGGTGTTCGCCCTTGGCGCTTCGGCCGCGTTGGCCCAGGGCTACGACTCCGAAGACGAAACGATCACGCTGCCGAGCGACCCCCGGCTGTGGCACAACTCGCCCCCGTTGTCGCTCGACTCGCTCGAAGGGAAAGGCGTCGTCTTCTACTTCTTCGAAGAAGAAAGCCCCGCCGTCGCGCAGCAGTGGCCCTCCCTGCTCGCCCAGGCCAAGACGTACGAGGGGAAGCCGATCCTCTTTGTCGGGGTGAACTCGGGTTCGGATCCTCGGGTGCTCAAACGCTACCTAGCCAGCTACCGCGTGAACTGGCCCGTGATCCACGACTACGACAGGTCGCTCGAGAGCGCCATGGGGCTGCCCAAGCTCTCGACCGCCACGAACGTCTTCGCGGTGACCTACCTCTCGGGAGAGGGCACGCGGGGCGACGGCAAGGGCGCCGACTTCGCCGCCACGGCCGAGGCGGCCCTCAAAGGGGCTTCGTGGAAGGTCGATCCCGCCGCCATCCCCCGCCCCCTGATGTCGGCGTGGCGGGACGTTGAACTGGGCGATTACAAGAGACCGGCCCGGGCACTGAACCGCGCCGCCAAGACGAAGGACGAAAGCGAGAAAACGGCCGCCGACCAGCTGCTCTCGGTCATCGAAAAGGAGGCCACGGCGGTCGCCACCCAGGCGGCCGAAGCGCTCAAGTCGAACGACAACTGGGCCGCCTACAAGCACCTGGACACCATGCTGCAACGCTTCGACGGCTACGAGTTCCCCATCCTGGAACGCGCCGAGACGAAGCACGATGAACTCGCCAAGACCGACCCCATCAAAGACGAACTCTCCGCCGCCAAGCTGCTCAACAAGGCGGTCGCGACCGGATCGAAGGGAACCCCCAGCGCCGTGAAGCGGGCCAAGGGCGTGCTGCGACGGCTCATCGCCGACCACCCCTCCTCCGAAGCGGCCGCGAAGGCGCAAGAGTACCTCGCCACGCTAGACGGCTGAGGCGAGCTTCCCCACCGAGAACGAAAAAAGAGCCCCGCGTCATTCGGCGCGGGGCTCTTTTGTTTGCTTGCGCGCGTCACGTCTTGTAGGAGGCGTCACCGACGCCGATTCCGCTCGGTCAGCTCGCGACGGCTAACAGCACGTGATCGGCGTCGGAGACGCCTCTTATTACAGGTCGGCTCAGACAACAGCATCAGCGGGCTTCAAAACACGTCGAGCACGAAGTGGTGGCCCGAGTGCGGCGTTGCTAGGCGGCTCGGCTTGGCTCACACCAAGACCTCGCTCGCACGCGGGCTTCAAAACACGTCGAGCACGAAGTGGTGCCCGGAGTGGAACTTGCGCGAGCTCGGATAGTAGTTGTGCCAGCGCTTGTTGTAGACCGGGATCCGCATCTCGGGCGGATAGCGGTGGTACAGGCTGTCGGCGCTGCGATAGTACTCGCTGCCCCAGTAGTTCTGCGGGTAATAGACGTACGGGTAGTGGTAGAAGCGTTCCCAGTCGGTGCTGGTGTACGAACCACTGAACTGCCGGCCGTACCCGTTCTGGGCCTCGGCCTGGCTGCCGAACGTCGCCAGGGCGGCCGTCACCACGGCCGCGCACATGAGCTTGCGGATCATCTCTCGTATTCCCCCCCGGAAGCGACGTCGGGCGTCGCGTGATTCGGACCGCTACGCACCGCGTGCGGCTCCGTCAAAGGGATGATCGGCCGCCCGCACAGCCCGCATTGAGAGAAAAACCGGCGTGACCCGAACTCGCCACCCACGGGTGGGAGGCTACGCCTCGGTGGGCCAACGCCTATAGACTGTTGCTTCCGAGGCCCGATATCGGGCTCGCCCCTCCCCGCTTCCCGCCCCCACCGATCCCCGCCCCGCCCGCTATGGCCGACCCGCAGCAAGCCCGTTCCGTCGTTGAA
It encodes the following:
- a CDS encoding ClpA/B family protein, whose amino-acid sequence is MYERFTDRARKVMQLANQEAQRFNHEYIGTEHVLLGLIKEGSGVAANVLKNLDVDLRKIRLEVEKLVQSGPDMVTMGKLPQTPRAKKVIEYSMEEARNLNHNYVGTEHILLGLLREQEGVAAQVLMNLGLKLEEVRDEVLNLLGHGIEGQENERSGRGGTAEEEEGEENEGGGSGRSGRKGSRSKTPALDSFGRDLTELARQNKLDPVIGRAKEIERAIQVLCRRTKNNPVLLGEAGVGKTAIVEGFAQRVIDGNVPELLLDRRIVVLDLAMMVAGTKYRGQFEERIKAVMNEVRRAKNTILFIDELHTLVGAGGAEGAIDASNVLKPALARGEIQCIGATTLDEYRKYIEKDSALARRFQEVLVEPTTPDDTIEILGGLRERYEEHHRVQITDDAIAAAVEFSDRYITGRCLPDKAIDVIDEAGARVRLKTMSKPPNLKEIDEEVEALNRDKEEAVANQDFEKAAALRDQADKLKKKKATITKEWREKSRENGGVVDEDVIAEVISKMTGIPLTRMSTEDSLRLMRMEDELHKKVISQDEAIKAIAKAVRRSRSGLQDPKRPTGTFIFAGPTGVGKTLLAKALAEFMFGDAEALIQIDMSEYMEKHNVSRLIGAPPGYVGYEEGGQLTEQIRRRPYAVVLLDEIEKAHPEVFNMMLQLMEEGRLTDSFGRNVDFRNTIVIMTTNAGADAIKNESAFGFAKPDDDASYDGMKARVMDEIEKVFRPEFINRVNDVIVFRHLTEDNLKHVVELEVAKVRERLADKGLTLELSDDSKAFLVKKGSNTDYGARPLRRAIESFIEDPLAEELLKGEFAGKDTIRVEVKKVGDKKQLTFEGVQTKEPDPEPVAAGVADGEEPAPESEG
- the thiE gene encoding Thiamine-phosphate synthase, giving the protein MPNPSSGVTRLIDASLNRASEGARVVEDYARFVLNDAHLSRLAKELRHELSTAGGAIPMDQRLAARDTPGDVGTVISTDSEAQRANAGEVCLASLGRLQEALRSLEEYGKTIDPALGAAFEGLRYRAYTLAKGLGATQRGQERLGSARLYVLIDGGESPVAFNANVESLASAGADVLQLRDKRLSDRDLVERARALATICRRRGVVSIVNDRADLALAAGADGVHVGQDELSVADARAVVGPGAIVGVSTHAIEQARAAVLAGADYLGVGPTFPSPTKSFDAFPGLDYVRQVAAEIALPAFAIGGIRADNLGEVTAAGATRVAVSSAVTTAVDPASAVSELKERLGEGDPNG
- the manC gene encoding Mannose-1-phosphate guanylyltransferase yields the protein MLHAIIMAGGSGTRFWPASRRATPKQLLSLVGDESMIAQTAARFGELAPPERRMVVTNQRLVDACREQLPDLPTASIVGEPCKRDTAPCIGLAALLVTKVAGDPDATMLVCPADHVIPDTAAFQSAVKQAMALVDEEPSRIVTFGIKPTYPAEIFGYIQAGEPLKSDGAPAYQVEQFREKPDAATATEYLASGSFYWNSGIFVWRASTILDALRERQPETLAHLEKIVDAWGQPGGDEVFEKEFAAIDGVSIDYAVMEHATNVAVIEAPFEWDDLGGWQSLPRRLGEDAAGNTIVGKHLGLNTKGSIVRTNDEHLVVTLGCEDLIVVHTEGATLVANKHDEESIRKIVKQLEELGWEEHL
- a CDS encoding Putative Holliday junction resolvase, translated to MTDQGPKRGRIGGVDYGTVRIGVAIGDLEVGMASPLENYTRRSERLDAKYFETLAREERLVRWVVGLPVHLDGGESQKSQEARAFGKWLTEKTGVPVEFFDERYTSSQAEEILQGANLTKKRRKARLDALAAQIMLTAYLESGAKGQDDPGGIE